DNA from Papio anubis isolate 15944 chromosome 1, Panubis1.0, whole genome shotgun sequence:
ATCTAAATCTAGAGGAcattacagaaattttttttctaatagttttcaAATGTGCTTATGTACTTTTCAGGGTCCTGACATAAGGAATTTCATTATTGCAAgttgtatgtaaaatataaattaaatgctaGTACATTTAACTATGAAGAACAAAATTTCTTTAGTATATAAGAAATGAGTAGAGTCAACTCAAATCCAATATTTGGAATCCAGCTGCATCTTGTGCCAAAAACTATATGGGTTGCATTCAGTGGAGTGAGCAGACTAACTAAGGTGTACGAAAAGAGGTGTTGCATTCAATGTCAGTGGCCCAATAAACTTGGGTTAAAATAAAGACTCTATGTAAGGTATCTGGTTTGGTCTTCATTTTAGTTTATAATGCTTATGTAAAGGGGTAAGCCAAGAAGATTATTCTTGACCACACTTGAAAATGAACTCAATTACTGAGATTAAATTTCagtgtattttataaaaaatattactttcacAGAAGTGAAGAGATACAATAGCACAATGGTGGTTACAATGGTAGAAATACATACTGCCAATAAAATGTTAGCAAGAGATTTAAAAATGACTGTACAGCACCGCATCAGAGAATTGTGTTAACAACAAAATGATTAATATTGTTTTTCAATATAAATGAAAtccttacttttttaaaaagaaatagatgggGTAAAAGTGCTTTTTGTTCTTCTAATTCCTACCAAAATATTTCCTGGTATGGAGCAAAAGACAGTAAAAAaatgacagttaaaaaaaaaaaaaagacattcatgcATTTAAGCCACCATTAGTCTCTGACTCTAATATAAGGCAGATCATTTATCTCTTGCAAAACTATGACTTTAGCCACTTAAACTCTTTTGTTTTAGTGCTTTTCATGACAAGGACATGATAGGCCTTATAAATTTAGAAGTTAAGATGTGTTTCCAACATGGTAAGTTAGACAAgctcagctatttttttgaaacaccaactttacaataaaaatgctttgctttggagaaatgatgaaaaataataatgaagaaaaaaaatggaaggggTCCTATAGAGTTTATCACAAGTTACACTGTTTAGATCAATGAAAACATATCACATTTGCCTATGTGTCATCCTCTGTCTTGATGATATGGAAAAGGGTGACATTGAACAGGACCTGGTGGCCATTGTTCCAGGCATAAAGAGCTCGATCTCTTGCATTGTAGTCAAGCATGGATATGTGAAAGTATTGGTTATGGAAGGGAATGTCTGTGTACTCATATGTGGAGGTTTTAGTGGAATAGGAATAATACACCTTGGCTCCAGTTAAGTGGGAGTTGGTGACATACAGTGTCCCACAGATCATGAAAGATTCCCCTGCACTTCTCTTGGGGTAGCCAGTGCTCCAGCTCTTCATCACCTCCAAGGTATCTTGGTTAAGTTGGCTGATGACAATATTGCCTGCATTCTGGTTAGTTGCATACACAGCCCACAGCCCGATTTCATCAGCCATTAGGTCGATGTCAGAGAATCCACCCCATGTGTAGGGGTAAACATTATGAAAACCAGCATACTCCAGGCTTCGTTGGGCAAGCACTCTCCCCATATCAAAGCTGTATTTGATGATGATATTACTCTGATACTTGTTAAAATAGAGTGAGCCATTGTAGACAACATGGTTAGTTCCTGCCCACTTGAAAGGAAGGTTGTATGTCCTTGATTCAGCCCCACTGACAAAGTCTGCAATTGATTTGTATTCACGAACAATTTTATTGTTAGTATAACTGTCCATGTACCAGAcctgaga
Protein-coding regions in this window:
- the OLFM3 gene encoding noelin-3 isoform X3 gives rise to the protein MSQSIEVLNLRTQRDFQYVLKMETQMKGLKAKFRQIEDDRKTLMTKHFQELKEKMGELLPLIPVLEQYKTDAKLITQFKEEIRNLSAVLTGIQEEIGAYDYEELHQRVLSLETRLRDCMKKLTCGKLMKITGPVTVKTSGTRFGAWMTDPLASEKNNRVWYMDSYTNNKIVREYKSIADFVSGAESRTYNLPFKWAGTNHVVYNGSLYFNKYQSNIIIKYSFDMGRVLAQRSLEYAGFHNVYPYTWGGFSDIDLMADEIGLWAVYATNQNAGNIVISQLNQDTLEVMKSWSTGYPKRSAGESFMICGTLYVTNSHLTGAKVYYSYSTKTSTYEYTDIPFHNQYFHISMLDYNARDRALYAWNNGHQVLFNVTLFHIIKTEDDT